The Fragaria vesca subsp. vesca linkage group LG2, FraVesHawaii_1.0, whole genome shotgun sequence genome includes a window with the following:
- the LOC101302233 gene encoding uncharacterized membrane protein At1g75140-like has product MAITAKGKLILISFLFVFSSSKLVLVKSDSEPEPEPNPQQLVLQRLEEVVRNLSEIVARLEQRLAEPKVVEGLISPLEQKVNHGGEKVRNDGQVGNGGEERARAVSVTKYSPFWSDRFQFVSAVKLDSQATCIHVLPFRDSEGGSKYVAVGDERGRVYVFLKNGDVVVEFDTLLGSPIMAMASFLSIYKNESFVVTGHRNGEILMHRVWEGVSGEEWSSVMMESVSKFDTGEDGLPVTILEVHHLGRMSYILASDVSGKITVYKENGAVHGSTMPSSRPLAFLKQRLLFLTETGAGSLDLRTMKIRESECEGLNHSLSRYYVFDATERSKAYGFTSEGELIHVVLLGDVMNFKCRVRSKRKFEMDEPLAFQAIKGCLLIVSGEKVFVYNVSSQHYVRVGAPRIIFSAGLDEIRSSFLNYQIMDVDAGKRNVVPLIASDREKLVVLGLGGGYVGMYRSNLPVFKGEFSTMLWTSPVFFFVLFLFGAWHFFAKKKEALTSWGGPDDPFSSTSATAGAPLGGNSSGERSFVDSSSRNADMMDIRGGGLRGPSRRYVSPPRYAGGATSSYRPGPADHNPRSSSVDPSFRTGTELKFRGSALESTGFPKRRESLFVNNQAMDDSN; this is encoded by the coding sequence ATGGCGATTACAGCAAAAGGCAAGCTCATTCTCATCTCCTTTCTCTTCGTTTTCTCATCCTCTAAGCTTGTTTTAGTCAAATCCGATTCCGAACCCGAACCCGAGCCCAACCCGCAGCAGCTCGTGTTGCAGAGGCTGGAGGAGGTAGTGAGAAACCTCTCCGAAATAGTCGCCAGGTTAGAACAAAGACTCGCGGAGCCGAAAGTCGTGGAGGGTTTGATTTCTCCGCTCGAACAAAAGGTAAATCACGGCGGTGAAAAAGTGAGAAATGATGGTCAAGTTGGAAATGGAGGAGAAGAGAGGGCGAGGGCAGTTTCGGTAACGAAGTACAGTCCGTTTTGGTCGGACAGGTTTCAGTTTGTTTCGGCTGTGAAATTGGATTCCCAGGCGACTTGTATCCACGTGTTGCCGTTTCGGGATAGCGAGGGGGGTTCGAAGTACGTTGCGGTGGGGGATGAGAGAGGGAGGGTTTATGTGTTTTTGAAGAATGGGGATGTTGTGGTGGAGTTTGATACCCTTTTGGGGTCACCCATTATGGCAATGGCTTCGTTCTTGTCGATTTATAAGAATGAGAGCTTTGTTGTGACAGGACATAGGAATGGAGAGATTTTGATGCATAGGGTTTGGGAGGGGGTGAGTGGAGAAGAGTGGAGCTCGGTGATGATGGAGAGTGTGAGTAAGTTTGATACCGGGGAGGACGGGCTGCCGGTTACTATTTTGGAGGTGCATCATCTTGGGAGGATGAGTTACATACTGGCGAGTGATGTGAGTGGGAAGATTACGGTTTATAAAGAGAATGGGGCTGTTCATGGCTCCACTATGCCGTCGAGTAGGCCGCTTGCTTTCTTGAAGCAGCGGCTTCTGTTTTTGACAGAGACAGGTGCAGGGTCGTTGGACTTGAGGACCATGAAGATTAGGGAGTCTGAATGTGAGGGGCTGAATCACTCGCTGTCTAGGTACTATGTTTTTGATGCGACAGAGAGGTCCAAAGCGTATGGGTTTACATCAGAAGGTGAGCTGATTCATGTGGTGTTGTTGGGGGATGTGATGAACTTCAAATGCAGAGTTAGGTCCAAGAGGAAGTTTGAAATGGATGAGCCTCTTGCTTTTCAGGCGATTAAGGGGTGTTTGCTTATTGTTAGTGGGGAGAAGGTATTCGTGTATAATGTATCATCGCAGCATTATGTTAGGGTTGGTGCTCCTCGGATTATCTTCTCTGCTGGTCTTGATGAGATTAGATCGTCTTTCCTCAATTATCAGATCATGGATGTTGACGCAGGGAAAAGAAATGTGGTACCGTTAATTGCTAGTGATCGTGAAAAGCTTGTTGTTCTTGGTCTTGGTGGAGGGTACGTGGGAATGTATCGCTCAAACCTTCCTGTATTTAAAGGTGAATTTAGCACAATGCTATGGACTAGCCCTGTATTCTTCTTTGTACTTTTCCTATTTGGAGCTTGGCATTTTTTTGCGAAGAAGAAAGAAGCACTCACTTCATGGGGAGGACCTGATGATCCATTTAGTTCGACCTCAGCTACAGCAGGGGCTCCATTGGGTGGAAATAGCTCTGGAGAAAGGTCGTTTGTTGACTCTTCGTCAAGAAATGCTGATATGATGGATATTAGAGGTGGCGGTCTCAGAGGTCCATCACGGAGGTACGTCTCTCCTCCACGGTATGCAGGTGGAGCAACAAGTTCATATAGGCCAGGTCCGGCAGATCATAACCCGAGATCATCATCTGTTGATCCTAGTTTTCGAACAGGTACAGAGCTGAAATTTAGAGGGTCTGCATTAGAATCCACCGGTTTTCCCAAAAGGAGGGAAAGTTTGTTTGTGAACAACCAAGCGATGGATGATAGCAACTGA
- the LOC101308547 gene encoding uncharacterized protein LOC101308547: MRKLCPNLDNEDGLDTVLEVPIPEEMFSLMGSTAALRWHNLRAFMKNQSLNKPSTSHFPAGVNSEFMALLKLVGSPLIPLQVHCDNGLTRPIRDCSIEASTAKYIVQQYVAAIGGLAALNAVNSMCAVGQVRMVGSEMHKGDDNNVYSTTTKVNSEVGGFVLWQKNPDLWYLELVVSGYKVSAGSDGAVAWNQSGSQPSHANKGPPRPLRRFFQGLDPRSTANLFLDAVCTGEKTINKEECFILKLETPADILQSQSTSQTEIVHHTIWGYFSQRTGLLVQFEDTKLVKMKAARGADHVFWETTMETSVGDYRYIDGINIAHGGKTSALLYRYGHAYNQKRRIEETWEIDEVDFNLNGLSMECFLPPSDLKRDDGDQ; the protein is encoded by the exons ATGAGGAAGTTGTGCCCTAACCTTGACAATGAAGATGGCCTTGATACCGTTCTCGAGGTGCCGATACCCGAAGAAATGTTCTCCCTTATGGGCAGCACCGCCGCATTGCGGTGGCATAACTTGCGTGCATTCATGAAAAATCAATCCCTTAATAAGCCATCCACATCTCATTTTCCGGCAGGGGTAAATAGTGAGTTTATGGCATTGCTTAAGCTTGTTGGTTCTCCTCTAATCCCTCTTCAGGTTCATTGCGACAATGGCCTCACGCGCCCCATCAGAGATTGTTCCATC GAGGCTTCTACCGCGAAGTACATTGTACAACAATATGTAGCAGCTATCGGCGGACTAGCGGCGTTGAACGCCGTGAATAGTATGTGTGCAGTAGGGCAGGTGAGGATGGTGGGATCTGAAATGCACAAAGGCGATGATAACAATGTTTATTCGACGACGACGAAAGTGAACAGTGAAGTTGGTGGATTTGTTCTTTGGCAAAAGAATCCCGACTTGTGGTACTTAGAACTGGTTGTTTCCGGCTACAAGGTAAGCGCCGGAAGTGATGGCGCCGTCGCATGGAATCAGTCCGGTTCTCAACCTTCTCATGCCAATAAAGGCCCTCCAAGACCCCTTCGTCGCTTCTTTCAG GGATTGGATCCGAGGAGCACGGCGAACTTGTTTTTGGATGCAGTATGCACCGGAGAGAAAACCATCAACAAAGAAGAATGTTTCATACTCAAGCTTGAAACCCCAGCAGATATTCTTCAATCGCAAAGCACATCCCAAACTGAAATAGTCCACCATACCATATGGGGGTACTTCAGCCAAAGAACAGGGCTTCTTGTCCAGTTTGAGGACACAAAGCTGGTGAAGATGAAAGCCGCTAGAGGAGCCGATCATGTTTTCTGGGAAACAACTATGGAGACGTCGGTAGGGGACTATAGATACATCGACGGCATTAACATAGCACACGGTGGGAAGACATCTGCTTTGTTATATAGGTATGGACATGCTTATAATCAAAAGCGAAGGATTGAGGAGACGTGGGAGATTGATGAGGTTGATTTCAATCTTAATGGGTTGTCCATGGAGTGCTTTCTGCCTCCTTCCGACCTCAAGAGGGATGATGGAGATCAATAA
- the LOC101309128 gene encoding structural maintenance of chromosomes protein 4-like has protein sequence MEQQDDESMADGSESARGASRSPRLFIREMVMRNFKSYAGEQRVGPFHKSFSAVVGPNGSGKSNVIDAMLFVFGKRAKQMRLNKVSELIHNSTNHQNLDSAGVSVHFQEIIDLDDGEFEVVPGSDFVITRIAYRDNTSKYYINERASNFTEVTKKLKGKGVDLDNNRFLILQGEVEQISLMKPKAQGSHDEGFLEYLEDIIGTNKYVEKIDEAYKELESLNEKRSGVVQMVKLAEKERDALEDVKNEAEAYMLKELSLLKWQEKATKLAHEDTTTKLVGLQENITSLEENLKTERERIQESNNTLKELDSVYSKHMKQQEELDNALRSSNEEFKEFEREDLKYREDLKHKKMKIKKLKDKLQKDSLKIADTEKECEESTNLIPKLEESIPHLQKRLLDEEKVLEEILETVETEKYRSELTKVRAELEPWEKQLIEHKGKLEVRCTEQKLLNEKHEAGRAAFEDARKQMDDISGKIETKTAGIARIQSELEMSKHEAMEARKEEQEYIREQDSLMPSEQAARQKVAELKSLLDSEKSQGTVLKAILHAKDSNRIPGIYGRMGDLGAIDAKYDVAISTACAGLDYIVVETTSAAQSCVELLRRENLGIATFMILEKQADLLPKLKEKISTPEGVPRLFDLVRVQDERMKLAFYAALRNTVVAKDLDQATRIAYGGNHDFKRVVTLDGALFERSGTMSGGGGKPRGGKMGTSIRASSVSGEAVVIAEKELEAMVCSLNNLRQKIADAVRRYQASENAVARLEMDLAKSQKEIDSLNSQHGYLEKQIGSLEAASQPKKDELDKLEELKKNIAAEEKEIQKLIQGSQQLKDKATKLQSNIENAGGERLKTQKSKVKDIQSNIDKNNTEVNRRKVQIETGQKTIKKLTNVIEESKNEIERLGQEKENLSGKFKEIEKKAFEVKEKYEGIQKLIDNHKDLLDKAKSDYENMKRTLYELRASEGNAVFQLQEKKKLYKEQELKGKHYNKKLDDLQTALVKHMEQIQKDLVDTEKLQATLADEILNNPCDLKKGLEMVTLLEAQLKEMNPNLDSVAEYRRKVSLYNDRVEDLNRVTQQRDDIKRQYDEWRKKRLDEFMAGFNAISLKLKEMYQMITLGGDAELELVDSLDPFSEGVVFSVRPPKKSWKNIANLSGGEKTLSSLALVFALHHYKPTPLYVMDEIDAALDFKNVSIVGHYVKDRTKDAQFIIISLRNNMFELADRLVGIYKTDNCTKSITIDPGKFVVCENAAA, from the exons ATGGAGCAGCAGGACGACGAGTCCATGGCCGATGGTTCCGAGTCGGCTCGCGGAGCCTCCAGGTCCCCGAGGCTGTTCATCAGGGAAATGGTGATGCGGAACTTCAAGTCTTACGCCGGCGAGCAACGCGTCGGTCCTTTCCACAAG AGCTTTTCGGCAGTTGTTGGACCGAATGGGAGTGGGAAAAGCAATGTGATAGATGCAATGCTCTTCGTATTCGGAAAACGAGCTAAGCAG ATGCGGCTCAACAAAGTTTCAGAGCTTATACATAACTCCACTAATCACCAAAATCTGGATAGCGCTGGAGTTTCTGTTCATTTTCAAGAGATCATTGATTTG GATGATGGAGAATTTGAAGTTGTTCCAGGAAGTGATTTTGTAATTACGAGAATAGCATATCGAGATAACACCTCCAAGTATTACATCAATGAACGTGCAAGTAATTTCACTGAAGTTACCAAGAAACTGAAAGGGAAAGGAGTCGACCTAGACAACAACCGCTTTTTGATTCTTCAG GGTGAAGTTGAGCAAATTTCTCTTATGAAGCCAAAAGCTCAGGGATCCCATGATGAAGGTTTTCTTGAATACCTCGAGGACATTATTGGGACTAACAAATATGTTGAAAAAATTGATGAAGCGTATAAAGA GCTAGAATCCCTCAATGAGAAAAGATCTGGTGTTGTGCAAATGGTTAAGCTGGCTGAGAAAGAAAGAGATGCCTTGGAG GATGTGAAAAATGAAGCGGAGGCCTATATGCTGAAAGAGTTGTCACTTCTGAAATGGCAAGAGAAAGCCACAAAATTGGCTCATGAAGATACCACAACAAAATTGGTGGGTCTACAAGAGAATATAACCAGCTTAGAAGAAAATCTAAAGACTGAAAG GGAGAGGATCCAGGAGAGTAATAATACACTGAAGGAGCTTGATTCTGTCTACAGTAAACATATGAAACAACAAGAG GAACTTGACAATGCCCTCAGAAGCAGTAATGAAGAATTTAAGGAGTTTGAAAGGGAGGATCTTAAGTATAGGGAAGATCTGAAGCATAAGAAGATGAAGATCAAGAAACTCAAAGATAAACTTCAAAAG GACTCATTAAAGATTGCTGACACAGAGAAGGAGTGTGAGGAGTCCACAAATCTGATCCCAAAACTTGAGGAAAGTATTCCACATCTGCAAAAACGATTGTTGGATGAAGAAAAAGTCCTGGAGGAAATCTTAGAGA CAGTGGAAACTGAAAAATATCGCTCTGAGCTTACAAAAGTTCGTGCTGAATTAGAACCATGGGAAAAGCAACTGATTGAGCACAAGGGGAAACTCGAAGTTAGATGTACTGAACAGAAGCTTTTGAATGAAAAG CATGAAGCTGGTCGTGCAGCTTTTGAAGATGCTCGTAAGCAGATGGATGATATATCGGGAAAGATAGAAACAAAAACTGCAGGCATTGCAAGGATTCAAAGTGAATTAGAAATGAGCAAGCACGAAGCAATGGAAGCTCGCAAAGAGGAACAA GAGTACATTAGAGAACAAGACAGTCTGATGCCTAGTGAACAAGCTGCAAGACAGAAGGTCGCAGAACTAAAGTCCCTTCTGGATTCTGAGAAGAGTCAGGGAACAGTTTTAAAAGCAATTTTGCATGCTAAGGATTCCAACAGGATACCCGGAATATATGGGCGGATGGGTGATTTAGGTGCTATTGATG CAAAATATGATGTTGCCATATCAACAGCTTGTGCTGGACTTGATTATATTGTGGTGGAAACAACTAGTGCAGCACAATCATGTGTTGAGCTACTCCGGAGAGAGAACCTTGGAATTGCGACTTTCATGATATTG GAAAAGCAAGCTGATCTCTTACCAAAGTTGAAGGAGAAGATAAGCACTCCAGAAGGAGTTCCACGCCTTTTTGATTTAGTTAGGGTACAGGATGAGAGAATGAAACTTGCTTTTTATGCAGCATTGCGAAACACTGTCGTAGCTAAGGATCTTGACCAG GCAACTCGAATTGCATATGGAGGGAATCATGATTTTAAACGGGTGGTAACACTTGATGGTGCACTATTCGAAAGATCTGGTACTATGAGTGGCGGGGGAGGTAAGCCACGTGGTGGTAAGATGGGCACTTCTATTCGTGCCTCCAGTGTGTCAGGAGAAGCTGTTGTGATTGCTGAAAAGGAGCTTGAAGCCATGGTTTGTTCATTAAATAACTTGCGCCAGAAAATCGCTGATGCAGTAAGGAGATATCAAGCCTCTGAAAATGCAGTTGCTCGCTTGGAGATGGACTTAGCCAAAAGCCAGAAAGAG ATTGACAGCCTAAATTCACAACATGGTTATCTTGAGAAGCAAATTGGTTCCTTGGAGGCTGCATCACAGCCGAAAAAGGATGAACTTGATAAGTTAGAGGAACTCAAGAAGAATATTGCTGCTGAAGAGAAGGAGATTCAGAAACTTATACAAGGGTCTCAGCAGCTGAAGGACAAG GCCACGAAACTCCAGAGTAACATAGAAAATGCTGGAGGTGAGAGGTTAAAAACACAGAAGTCAAAAGTCAAGGACATTCAATCT AATATTGACAAAAATAACACTGAGGTTAACCGCCGCAAAGTCCAAATTGAGACTGGGCAGAAAACTATAAAGAAGTTAACCAATGTGATTGAAGAATCAAAGAATGAGATAGAACGACTTGGTCAGGAGAAGGAAAATTTGTCTGGTAAATTCAAAGAAATAGAAAAGAAGGCATTTGAAGTTAAAGAGAAATATGAAGGAATACAGAAG CTGATTGATAATCATAAAGATCTGTTAGATAAAGCGAAATCTGACTATGAGAACATGAAAAGGACCTTGTATGAATTGCGGGCATCAGAG GGTAATGCTGTCTTTCAGTTACAAGAGAAGAAGAAGTTATACAAGGAGCAGGAATTGAAGGGAAAGCATTACAATAAAAAGCTTGATGACTTGCAAACTGCTCTTGTGAAGCATATGGAACA AATTCAGAAAGATTTAGTGGACACAGAAAAGCTTCAAGCAACCCTGGCAGATGAAATCCTTAATAACCCTTGTGACCTTAAAAAGGGCCTTGAAATGGTGACACTTCTGGAAGCACAATTGAAAGAGATGAATCCAAATCTCGATTCAGTTGCAGA GTATCGGAGAAAGGTCTCATTATACAATGATCGAGTTGAGGATCTTAATAGGGTCACACAACAGCGTGATGACATAAAGAGGCAGTATGATGAATGGAGAAAGAAGAG GTTGGATGAGTTCATGGCAGGATTTAATGCAATATCTTTGAAGTTAAAGGAAATGTATCAG ATGATTACACTGGGAGGTGATGCAGAACTTGAGCTAGTGGACTCTCTGGATCCTTTCTCTGAAGGTGTTGTTTTCAGCGTGAGACCACCAAAGAAGAGTTGGAAGAATATTGCAAACTTGTCTGGTGGTGAAAAG ACATTGAGCTCTTTAGCTCTTGTTTTTGCATTGCATCATTACAAGCCTACACCTCTTTATGTGATGGATGAAATCGATGCCGCCTTAG ACTTCAAGAATGTCTCTATTGTGGGACACTATGTAAAGGACAGAACCAAGGATGCACAGTTCATAATCATAAG CCTTCGAAACAATATGTTTGAGCTGGCTGATCGACTTGTTGGGATATACAAAACTGATAATTGCACAAAGAGCATTACCATCGATCCCGGGAAGTTCGTGGTTTGTGAAAATGCTGCTGCTTGA
- the LOC101309424 gene encoding uncharacterized protein LOC101309424, protein MEFDDDFELPPNSDEASPPVREKKLKRLKKGVRVSPDPLLDQPESGADLDLEESNEQSNSRTESEGLGDEGEMNPGVDSDDFGGEGEKGSGLEMNSGFDDWSGEGEERSGSDGLDGGGDASGAKRALDFESVGEDFGEERSKEMVEESRDTTMEEPEKKRRSSDDGDEEEEEKDKKKKNKRAKSGGDDSKSKDAAVKSKRRAEMERQEHLKELHAETQRLLRETREAAFKPVPIVQKPISSILEKIRRRKLEVSKKSMSMSSSVDDNGSSRRIMEEFSSQGAHVDVTGGSGVFKAAIEEPIECQTEKGSGTNVMCLDASNDHIDHSGHENVSSQMDVDEVSKQAFRAPIDDTQDLFSDSQTTDSKDENDTPSSPLEEVFAPSKLAMDLKLKLDSAPPDDISSDEEDNDKENVNPHSPGLADLSSSPIRDPVKAFVDDEAEEEDDGDHDQFLFPDKEEDEADEDVEDLNDMIATGYEEKPIDGERRNELHQKWLEQQDASGTEKIMQKLMFGSKLRETTSFGEKHAEEEEDQESDDEAADVLGNNSDSGSPKKVSVQMNLRIAKQMISQMFTDNDVYVSSDDDDDVDDEPEKRPAKPCSFDKAEEQANFLSPAEDESCSEVFGRIKKMNIMPDTKKSKTPAASSIQLKGGNGIIPKSSFIRESNLSLPSSRKRGLSTARCSFIFGRDDSNSMSTISVSEDSSDTFQRETTPARTTAKFSSSQMKSRKEKSPPEAVVKTDASFFEILRQNSLHSKRSIDETIQTISVDQTIDTKSVDQTIHRESVIQKKRTDVVDRTIQSAFASFRLGRVQSRQTKNLVSMQN, encoded by the exons ATGGAGTTCGACGACGACTTTGAGCTCCCGCCGAACTCCGACGAGGCTTCCCCTCCGGTCCGTGAAAAGAAGCTGAAGCGCCTAAAGAAAGGAGTTAGGGTTTCTCCAGATCCACTCCTCGATCAACCAGAGAGCGGCGCCGACCTCGATTTGGAGGAATCAAATGAGCAATCGAACTCGAGAACTGAATCGGAGGGTTTGGGCGATGAAGGTGAGATGAATCCTGGTGTTGATTCTGATGATTTCGGCGGTGAAGGTGAAAAGGGATCTGGTTTGGAAATGAATTCTGGTTTTGATGATTGGAGTGGGGAAGGTGAAGAGAGATCTGGTTCTGATGGTTTGGATGGTGGGGGAGATGCATCTGGAGCTAAGAGGGCTTTGGATTTTGAGTCTGTGGGTGAGGATTTCGGCGAAGAGCGAAGCAAGGAGATGGTGGAAGAAAGTAGGGATACGACGATGGAGGAGCCGGAGAAGAAACGGCGGAGTTCCGATGACGGTGATGAGGAGGAGGAAGAGAAGGACAAGAAGAAGAAGAATAAGAGGGCCAAGAGTGGTGGTGATGATTCAAAATCCAAAGATGCGGCGGTCAAGAGCAAAAGGAGGGCTGAGATG GAAAGACAGGAGCATCTGAAGGAGCTCCATGCCGAGACTCAGCGACTTTTGCGAG AAACAAGAGAAGCAGCATTTAAACCTGTCCCAATTGTTCAGAAGCCCATATCTTCAATCCTGGAGAAGATTCGGCGAAGAAAACTGGAGGTTTCAAAGAA GTCTATGTCTATGAGTTCTTCTGTTGATGACAATGGATCTTCTAGACGGATTATGGAGGAGTTCAGTTCACAAGGTGCTCATGTGGATGTTACAGGAGGTAGTGGGGTATTTAAAGCAGCAATTGAGGAGCCGATTGAATGCCAGACTGAAAAAGGGAGTGGTACAAATGTGATGTGTTTGGATGCTTCTAATGATCATATAGATCATTCCGGCCATGAAAATGTTTCTTCCCAGATG GATGTTGATGAGGTATCCAAGCAAGCATTTCGAGCTCCTATTGATGATACTCAG GATTTGTTTTCTGATTCCCAGACTACTGACTCTAAAGATGAGAATGATACCCCCAGTAGTCCTTTGGAGGAGGTTTTTGCACCGTCCAAACTCGCAATGGACTTGAAGTTAAAGCTTGATTCCGCTCCCCCGGATGATAT TTCTTCCGATGAGGAGGACAATGACAAAGAGAATGTCAATCCTCATTCCCCTGGATTGGCTGATTTGTCTTCATCTCCAATTCGTGATCCTGTCAAAGCTTTTGTTGACGATGAAGCTGAGGAAGAAGACGATGGTGATCATGACCAGTTTCTGTTCCCAGATAAAGAAGAAGATGAGGCTGATGAAGATGTTGAGGATCTTAATGATATGATAGCAACTGGATATGAAGAAAAGCCAATTGATGGTGAAAGGCGGAATGAACTCCATCAAAAATGGCTTGAGCAACAAGATGCTTCCGGAACAGAAAAAATTATGCAAAAATTGATGTTTGGTTCAAAGCTAAGAGAAACAACGTCTTTCGGAGAGAAACATGCAGAAGAAGAGGAAGATCAAGAGTCTGATGATGAAGCTGCAGATGTACTAGGCAACAATTCTGACTCTGGTTCACCAAAAAAAGTCTCGGTGCAAATGAATTTAAGAATAGCGAAGCAAATGATTTCTCAAATGTTTACCGATAATGATGTATATGTGTCATCAGATGATGATGATGATGTTGATGATGAACCAGAAAAGAGACCAGCTAAACCATGCTCATTCGACAAAGCT GAAGAGCAGGCAAATTTCTTGTCACCGGCTGAGGATGAAAGTTGTAGCGAAGTTTTTGGTCGTATAAAGAAGATGAATATTATGCCTGACACTAAGAAGAGCAAAACACCTG CTGCTTCTAGTATTCAGCTCAAGGGAGGAAATGGGATCATACCAAAG TCATCATTCATACGGGAATCAAATCTTTCTCTGCCTTCATCCCGTAAGCGTGGATTAAGCACAGCTCGCTGCTCTTTTATCTTTGGAAGAGATGACAGCAATAGCATGAGCACAATCTCAGTGTCAGAGGATTCTTCAGATACG TTTCAGAGAGAGACTACACCAGCAAGAACTACAGCGAAGTTCAGTAGTTCCCAAATGAAGAGTCGTAAAGAGAAATCACCACCTGAAGCTGTTGTGAAGACTGATGCTTCATTCTTTGAGATATTGAGGCAAAATTCCTTGCATTCAAAGCGCAGCATTGACGAAACGATTCAAACCATATCAGTTGATCAAACAATTGACACCAAATCTGTTGATCAAACAATTCACAGGGAATCCGTTATTCAAAAGAAAAGAACAGACGTGGTTGATAGAACAATTCAATCAGCATTTGCTTCATTCAGATTGGGAAGAGTTCAGTCGAGGCAAACGAAGAACCTAGTTTCTATGCAAAACTAA
- the LOC101308843 gene encoding uncharacterized protein LOC101308843, giving the protein MDKRFKLRFKFPPMIQFCRPKHNSKNPAVIPAIYRLTPINPKVGDIGYPNVVLPGPPPSTPEDSSVKRQVSTSGTKAVGCGCNGARSWTRDFSYSSMELPEYEVNATPHLVTEKYYNNKKNKSSNEKRRKKPTAKAKASLPSSEGSNHWFSSEEENEESETPIYSSRSFSTDFSAVLETISEESDKQGNKNKKSNNNKVRRLKRSVSKNWKETGDIGKIKSVFQPMRVCRRQGMVKESMAVVKKSEDPYEDFKKSMMEMIMEKQIFEARELEELLHCFLTLNSRHYQGVIVEAFSEIWKLVFTDTPSTSSEFYCFADKSQIDQMSKLKI; this is encoded by the coding sequence ATGGATAAACGTTTCAAGCTCAGGTTCAAATTCCCTCCTATGATCCAGTTTTGCCGTCCTAAACACAACTCCAAAAATCCGGCGGTGATTCCAGCAATTTACCGCCTGACTCCGATAAACCCTAAAGTCGGGGACATCGGCTACCCTAACGTCGTCCTGCCGGGACCACCGCCGTCAACACCGGAGGACTCTTCAGTCAAGCGGCAGGTGTCCACCTCCGGTACCAAGGCCGTCGGCTGCGGATGCAATGGGGCCAGGTCATGGACGCGAGACTTCTCGTACTCCAGCATGGAGTTACCGGAATATGAAGTTAATGCAACGCCGCATTTGGTGACCGAGAAGTACTACAACAATAAGAAGAACAAGAGCAGCAACGAGAAGAGGAGGAAGAAACCAACAGCGAAAGCGAAAGCCAGTCTTCCTTCATCGGAAGGCAGTAACCACTGGTTCAGCAGCGAAGAGGAGAATGAAGAGAGTGAGACCCCAATCTATTCTTCGAGAAGCTTCTCGACAGACTTCTCAGCTGTGCTCGAGACTATAAGCGAGGAATCAGACAAACAAGGTAACAAAAACAAAAAGAGCAACAACAATAAGGTTAGGAGACTAAAACGGAGCGTTTCGAAGAACTGGAAAGAAACCGGTGATATTGGGAAGATCAAGTCGGTGTTCCAGCCGATGAGAGTGTGCAGGAGACAAGGGATGGTGAAGGAGAGCATGGCAGTGGTGAAGAAGTCAGAGGATCCATACGAGGACTTCAAGAAGTCGATGATGGAGATGATAATGGAGAAGCAGATATTCGAGGCCAGAGAATTGGAGGAGCTGCTGCACTGCTTCTTGACCTTGAACTCGCGCCATTATCAAGGAGTTATAGTTGAGGCCTTCTCAGAGATATGGAAGCTCGTCTTCACAGACACACCCTCAACGTCAAGTGAGTTCTACTGTTTTGCGGATAAGTCGCAAATAGACCAGATGTCCAAGTTGAAGATCTGA